The following are from one region of the Lineus longissimus chromosome 19, tnLinLong1.2, whole genome shotgun sequence genome:
- the LOC135503293 gene encoding uncharacterized protein LOC135503293, which yields MMDRKCNSTLHLALKGGHIEIGSLLIEKGADLSDLFISLIEGYTERLKVLEVINPLYVSKLCRHGLLHKPVRLGYHGITRFLLSCKGIDVNVRDSVGQMPLHCALEIGNEDIVSALLTAGHKLDASDGSARNVLHLSAIYGHHALMESFIKRGLDPNEVDLQGKTSLHYGVIYRQDDIVSLLLRLGAEWKVKDRAGKIPIDYLHYRERNSAIFKELTQHPLSIKVLPLKETNQKISRSCFNLAQLSKEPGIGSVNNINEFVMTNFIGLVRRMVEKVIHDALPSDASVKVVGCGSSFEGSKVGMPDELDFLIEIGSIHRNPGEETEGYGKMEHDEDSIKQLNIHGTYGVWLWDTLMTYWRENHGKDIGDGFRLDLPPQRHPDRKTCTTWIWLYSNEMFQDLPVSIDFVPAIKTDCLAEERTTWMMTKEEIRKKHRYIVPKIPYENSDVSKSFKSEDLNQLGRISYPTLEVEHMQSLDERLMDVFITVKSLRRPEVCGFKIRNENGKAVAVGEHITSYRLKSVFLHLVELFLKSKTLSHGKMVLMVYEHMEKCLARRRLPSFFDPTVDVLAGCRLNTKDSHIVAKMMARLVKSMYERDFQSAVAKDLEEEQEIIRVSRAEYDEKEKFCKMNEYAYYRQYGAWHMPIYL from the coding sequence ATGATGGATAGAAAGTGCAATAGTACCCTGCATCTGGCACTGAAGGGAGGCCACATAGAGATAGGAAGTTTGCTGATCGAAAAAGGAGCTGACCTTAGTGACTTGTTCATTAGTCTCATTGAGGGATATACCGAAAGGTTAAAAGTCTTAGAGGTAATTAATCCGCTGTATGTATCAAAACTGTGCAGGCATGGATTGCTACATAAACCTGTTCGGCTTGGTTATCATGGCATCACTAGATTTCTGTTGTCATGTAAAGGAATCGATGTAAATGTTAGAGATTCAGTAGGCCAGATGCCTCTCCATTGTGCTTTAGAGATAGGAAATGAAGATATTGTCAGTGCATTACTTACTGCTGGTCATAAATTGGACGCTTCGGACGGCTCGGCTAGAAATGTGTTGCATCTGTCCGCCATCTACGGACACCATGCGCTGATGGAGTCCTTCATCAAGAGAGGTCTGGACCCAAATGAAGTTGATCTCCAAGGGAAGACTAGTCTCCATTATGGCGTCATTTATCGTCAAGATGATATAGTTAGTCTCTTACTCCGCCTTGGAGCTGAGTGGAAAGTGAAGGATCGTGCTGGCAAGATACCAATTGACTACCTACATTACCGTGAGAGAAACAGTGCAATATTCAAAGAACTAACTCAGCACCCATTGAGTATAAAAGTGTTGCCACTGAAAGAAACTAACCAAAAGATAAGTCGTAGTTGTTTTAACCTCGCACAGCTAAGTAAGGAGCCCGGTATTGGGTCTGTTAACAATATCAATGAATTCGTAATGACGAATTTCATCGGACTTGTGAGAAGAATGGTAGAGAAGGTCATCCATGATGCGCTGCCTAGTGATGCAAGTGTCAAGGTTGTAGGGTGTGGGAGCTCATTCGAGGGCTCAAAAGTTGGCATGCCAGACGAACTGGACTTCTTGATAGAGATCGGTTCGATACATCGCAATCCAGGAGAAGAAACCGAAGGTTACGGAAAGATGGAACATGACGAAGATTCAATCAAACAATTGAATATACATGGCACATATGGTGTGTGGCTATGGGACACCTTGATGACCTACTGGAGAGAGAATCACGGCAAGGATATTGGCGATGGGTTTAGATTGGACTTGCCACCACAGCGACATCCCGACAGGAAGACCTGTACGACTTGGATATGGCTATACAGCAATGAAATGTTCCAGGACCTTCCGGTGTCAATTGACTTTGTTCCCGCCATTAAAACTGATTGTCTCGCTGAAGAAAGGACAACTTGGATGATGACAAAGgaggaaataagaaaaaaacatcGCTATATTGTCCCAAAGATTCCGTACGAAAACAGTGATGTGTCAAAGTCCTTTAAGTCGGAGGATTTGAACCAGCTCGGCCGAATATCTTACCCGACACTGGAAGTAGAACATATGCAGAGCTTAGATGAGAGACTGATGGATGTGTTTATTACAGTGAAATCTCTTCGCCGGCCAGAGGTGTGTGGCTTTAAAATCAGGAATGAAAATGGAAAGGCTGTTGCTGTTGGCGAACACATTACAAGTTACAGATTGAAGTCAGTGTTCTTGCACCTCGTTGAACTATTTTTGAAGTCAAAGACGCTGTCACATGGTAAAATGGTATTGATGGTGTATGAACACATGGAGAAATGTCTTGCGCGAAGGAGGCTACCATCATTCTTCGATCCTACGGTAGATGTATTGGCTGGTTGCAGGTTGAATACCAAGGACAGCCACATTGTGGCAAAGATGATGGCGAGACTGGTGAAGTCCATGTATGAGAGAGACTTCCAATCAGCAGTCGCCAAAGATTTGGAGGAAGAACAGGAGATTATAAGAGTATCAAGAGCAGAATATGATGAGAAAGAAAAGTTCTGTAAAATGAACGAATATGCATACTATAGACAATATGGAGCGTGGCACATGCCAATTTATCTATAA
- the LOC135502816 gene encoding ankyrin-1-like translates to MGSSVNSKLWKALDKGDVDLARKALNNGANINQRNEDNKTPLMKSVINGHLDVVTFLLDRDADINCKDREGNTPLLLAIMRGHIVMARMLVDRGAGINIKNGRGDNPLHLAIKGGHINMARVLVEGSRGADINIRNGRGDNPLHLSLRGSHIDMAEELIEIGADLNIKDGSVGSPLHLAISENHIGIASMLIKRGADLNDYEWCGDYPLHLAIKGYHIDVAKELIERGADINIKNVHDASPLHVAIAGGHIDMARELIDRGADINIVNGRGASPLHLASKDGHIDMARMLIDKEADVNIRDMGDASPLHLAVKGGHNETAMVLIDRGADVNIRDMNGASPLHLATLRDPIDMANMLIERSADVNIRDMNGASPLHFATRTGRIDMANMLINRGADVNISDMRDASPLPLARGIGRIERPNVRVDNPLHLAIRGGRIDMARLLIDRGAVINIKDGKGDYPLHLAIRRNHVDMAKELIGGGADVDIEDSGGARPLHLAVNGGQIEVVRMLVDRRAADINVTTSLGDSPLHLAVKETHIDIARELIARGADVNINDVWGASPLQSAVNGGHIEMAMVLFNRGGTAVSAEDSRWDNLLHLAIKTGCIDVARMLIHGGTDINLKDSLGDSPLHLAIKRAEVNMTGYIDVARMLIHGGTDINIKDSLGDSPLHLAIKRAQISMAGS, encoded by the coding sequence ATGGGCTCCTCTGTGAATTCAAAACTTTGGAAAGCACTTGATAAAGGTGACGTGGATCTTGCAAGAAAGGCACTAAACAATGGGGCGAATATCAATCAGCGCAATGAAGACAACAAGACGCCCCTAATGAAAAGTGTTATTAATGGACATCTTGATGTTGTTACATTTTTATTGGATAGAGACGCTGATATCAATTGTAAGGACAGGGAAGGCAACACTCCTCTTCTTCTGGCCATAATGAGAGGCCACATTGTTATGGCAAGGATGCTGGTGGATAGAGGTGCTGGTATCAATATCAAGAATGGACGAGGTGATAATCCTTTACATTTGGCTATAAAGGGAGGACACATTAATATGGCAAGGGTGCTGGTCGAAGGATCGAGAGGGGCTGATATCAATATAAGGAATGGGCGGGGTGACAATCCTTTACATCTGTCTCTAAGAGGAAGTCACATTGATATGGCTGAGGAGCTGATCGAAATAGGTGCTGATCTCAATATCAAAGATGGGTCAGTTGGCAGTCCTTTACATTTGGCCATATCAGAAAATCACATTGGAATAGCAAGTATGCTGATCAAAAGAGGTGCTGATCTCAATGACTATGAATGGTGTGGTGACTACCCTTTGCACTTGGCCATAAAAGGGTACCACATTGACGTGGCAAAGGAGCTGATAGAGAGAGGTGCTGATATCAATATAAAGAATGTGCATGATGCCAGTCCTTTACATGTGGCCATAGCGGGAGGTCACATTGATATGGCGAGGGAGCTGATAGATAGAGGTGCTGATATCAATATCGTGAATGGGCGGGGTGCCAGTCCCTTACACTTGGCCTCGAAGGACGGTCACATCGATATGGCAAGGATGCTGATTGATAAAGAAGCTGATGTTAATATCAGAGATATGGGAGATGCCAGTCCTTTACATTTGGCCGTAAAGGGAGGTCACAATGAGACGGCCATGGTGCTGATCGATAGAGGTGCTGACGTGAATATCAGGGATATGAACGGTGCCAGTCCTTTACATTTGGCCACACTGAGGGACCCTATTGATATGGCAAATATGCTGATCGAGAGAAGTGCTGATGTTAATATCAGGGATATGAACGGTGCCAGTCCTTTACATTTTGCCACACGAACAGGCCGCATTGATATGGCAAATATGCTCATCAATAGAGGGGCTGATGTTAATATCAGtgatatgcgcgatgccagccCTTTACCTTTGGCTAGAGGGATAGGCCGCATTGAACGGCCAAATGTGCGTGTTGACAATCCTTTACATTTGGCCATAAGGGGCGGTCGAATTGATATGGCAAGACTGCTGATCGATAGAGGTGCTGTGATCAATATCAAGGATGGAAAGGGTGACTATCCTTTACATTTGGCTATAAGGAGAAATCACGTTGATATGGCAAAGGAACTGATCGGTGGAGGTGCTGATGTCGATATCGAAGACAGTGGGGGTGCCCGTCCTTTACATTTGGCCGTTAATGGAGGTCAGATTGAAGTGGTAAGGATGCTGGTCGATAGACGTGCTGCAGATATCAATGTAACAACAAGCCTGGGTGACAGTCCTCTACATTTGGCTGTAAAAGAAACCCACATTGATATTGCAAGGGAGCTGATTGCTAGAGGAGCTGATGTCAATATCAATGATGTCTGGGGTGCCAGTCCTTTACAAAGTGCCGTAAATGGAGGTCATATTGAAATGGCAATGGTGCTCTTTAATAGAGGCGGTACTGCTGTCAGTGCCGAGGATTCTCGATGGGACAATCTTTTGCATTTGGCGATTAAGACAGGTTGCATTGATGTGGCAAGAATGCTGATTCATGGGGGGACTGATATCAACCTCAAAGATAGTCTGGGTGATAGTCCATTACATTTGGCAATAAAGAGAGCTGAAGTTAATATGACAGGTTACATTGATGTGGCAAGAATGCTGATTCATGGGGGGACTGATATCAACATCAAAGATAGTCTGGGTGATAGTCCATTACATTTGGCAATAAAGAGAGCTCAAATTAGTATGGCAGGGAGCTGA